TGACGATTACATAAACGAAAGTCCGGGACCGCATTCCCTTTTTGGCGGGATAGCGATTTCTGTTGGAATTATTAAAGACTTTTTATAATCGTTTCTGTCAATGATATTTGCACTTTATTAGCTTGTAATAAAGATCAAATTTCAAAGTTAAACATCTTATTCTAGACTGCTGTCTATACCGGTATGAGCTAGATTATCCCGACATAGACACACGTCGatcattcaattttatattctaaattGTTGCacatatgtttgttatttcattGCACTGGATTCCTTTGCCTAAATAAGGTTTGTCGAGATgtagttttgaattattttctacTGTATTTCCTAGTGGCTACGTACTGGCAAAAACAATTTGTGGTTATAGATTTTACGCAACATATTGGAGAAAGTGACACTCAAGTATTGAACaaatgtctttaaaaaaataataatataataaaaaaaaaatactgtcgaattgataacctccttctttttgaagtcggctaaaaaggcTATTGCCGCAAATAAATGTGGAAAGTAGATCCTTGGATAATCTGCTCCTAGAAATTTTCTGGTTGTCTCTAAAAAAGCTCTTAATTTGTTCAATTCTGAAGATtatattttctgtattttttagtaaaaagcaactgttttaagaaaaaaattcacataacaaaaatgtatacatgACCCTAAACAAACATGACAACTCATTAATATTAAGCTCTCAAAAATAAGCTAACTTAAGTAATTAGAATAACAATTAACAACAGTAATAGTTGGTTATTCTTATCTAAATCAGATAACAAATACCATCCATCTTGTTTACTGTCAAGGAGTCAGTCAATCTAAAGAGAAGCGATGTATAATTTCGCCACAAACTGTACTGACGGACTGACTGATGTATACGACCATGGCATGTATTGCAAATTGGGTACTTCTTTGTTATGCAATAAGGAAGTAGCCATTTAGAAATTGTTtctatgaattattttattctataaagtAACGAACTATTATTTctaatcttaaattaatatgacaTACATTGATCTACGTAGAGTGGGACAAAAACTGAAGCGGATTTGGGTCTTTCTATGTCTTTCTCGTAATGCTTGCTATTGGAGCTTTGTAAAGTATAGGATCACTGTTAAGTAACTCTTTTCTTCGTATATCGTAGTATCAAATCTCTATTAACacattttcatacaatttacttatgtttttttttaattttttcctcaGGTTTTACGGGTACGCAGTGCGAGGTAGAAATCGACGAGTGCGCGAATAACCCCTGCCTAAATGGGGGCGTCTGCCACGATATGATCAATGCCTTCCGCTGTACTTGCGTCATTGGGTAAGTTACCACTTAATGCTATTTCACCGAGACCGAGATTCTTCAAGAACGGATCATGTTTcctaatttcatttcattgaaGGTCTTAAAACAGTTCATGGGTTGACCCCAATGACCTCTATAACTTGACAGGCTTACGTGGATTCTTGTGCTCAAttgattttcaacattttggCGCTGATTGTTGCGGTGAGAATACGAACTAATAATGGGATATAATTAAGTGTCAATAACATTAACAACCGCGTTCAAGTTGTAACGAAGCAAAAGCTGTCATCTTTAAGCAATCCATTTATGCAAACGTTCACATCATGGGCCCTGatgaaaattaagaaattaatttttagaatattcttattttagtTACATCTTAAAAGACCTGTATATTACTGTAaacatttattgataaatatatattgcaGGTTCACAGGCGCTCGTTGTCAGGTCAACATCGACGATTGTGCATCCAGCCCGTGTCGCAATGGCGGGACCTGCCACGACTCCATCGCGGGATACACATGCGAGTGTCCTCCAGGATATACTGGtctgtacatatataaatggatatactatgttaaaaatattaagaacatTACGTACACCATTTTAGACTATATACagtaaaattcaaatgtaaatCTCTAAAAGTAAAGATATTTCGGtgataataacatattattattgattcaTTCTgggaaatttaataaattttgttacggTATATGTGATTATTTCGCAAATAATTGGGAAAACGGTTaaattgatgaaaaaataatcaatgaaCAGCCCACCTCtagattttattaagtataaaatgacaattaaACATATCGCCGGAATCCCCACATTTACCGTAACACGCCAAGCTGGTCTATACGACCGGTCGCTAAAGCTGGTATCCTCGCAGGTATGTCATGCGAGACCAACATCAACGACTGCCTGTCCGCACCATGCCACCGCGGCGAGTGCATCGACGGTGATAACAGTTTCACCTGCAACTGCCACCCCGGATACACCGGCAGGGTGTGTCAGACTCAGATCAACGAGTGCGAATCCAACCCATGCCAGTTCGGAGGTGAGTTACTAAACTTATAATTTGTATAGTTTCTTATgaatccggctcgaaggaccatatAGAAAACTTGCTCCTTAATCAACTTTGTGACAGTTCTCTAATCTCAACTACATTCAAAATGTcgcattattatataatatcataattatttacgtaCAATAACACtgaattagtaaataaaaataaataatatgttaatagtGGATGTACTAAATTGTACTactatattcaatattaattgttttggTAATTTTAAGTGTCAATCATCTTTTGTGTGTCACCAGGTCACTGCGAGGACTTAATAGATGGGTACCAGTGCCGCTGCAAGCCCGGCACCTCGGGCCGCAACTGCGAGATCAATGTCAACGAGTGTTACTCCAACCCCTGTAGGAATGGCGCCACGTGTATTGACGGCATTAACAGGTAACATCACCTCATGAGGACCTCGTACACAGCTACCAGAAAATTACATGACACTACTAAAAAACGACAACAAGCCAATGAGGCACGATGAGTATAAGCTGAGTCGATTtacacaaacaaaacataataaaggATAAGTCTTATAAGCCACTAAAGCACAGCATATACTACTCAAACTGCCAAACCAACATTTACATCATTCACTAGTAAGCCACTTTAATCTCCCATagcacaattttaattaatcaagcTTATACAAGCCAACAAAGCACAATATTCACTAATCAAGATGAGGTTAGTCGAAATCACAACTTTACAAGTAAgccattttaaaacaacataacGCAATACACTATTCAAGCTTCTATAAGCCAACAAAGCACGACATTTAagtaagttaatataaatcatCATAACCCACGATAAGTCATCATAAGCCATGATAAGTTATTATAAGCCACGATAAGTCATCATAAGTCACGATAAGTCACTAGAGCACTGTCTTGTTGAGCAGATACACTTGCGAGTGCATCCCCGGCTTCACTGGCCAGCACTGCGAGACCAACATCAACGAATGTTTGTCAAACCCCTGCGCCAATGGTGGCAAGTGCATCGACCGCATCAACGGCTTCCGCTGCGAGTGTCCTAGAGGATACTACGACGCTAGGTATacatcttttcaaatatcttagcgGCTCGAATCCTTCTATTACACATAACATAGCAATTAATGATATGTTTCGAGCCGTAAACATATATGATAACCTCTATACTGTTCATTATATTTCTatccataaaatttaaaactattcaaCTATAGTGAAAAATCTTTCGGATATAAAATGCTGAAAGTTTTCATTGTAcaacattataatattgaaatttattaattactagctgttccccgcgactctgttcgcgtgaaataaaaaaaaacataataagtagcctatatgttcttccagactatgttttacatctgtgccaaatctGATTgatatccgttgagccgttttggagataccctcaaacaaacatccatctatccatccatccaaacattcgcatttataatattagtaatattttaattattacctaCAGATGTTTGTCAGACGTCAACGAGTGTGCTTCAAACCCTTGCATCAATGGCGGGACTTGTGAAGACGGTGTCAACCAATTTATCTGTCATTGTTTACCAGGATATGGAGGTAAAGACTTTTAAATTAAgccttttactttaaataagatCTATAGGATACAAAAGAAGGAGAAATATACCATTAAAATGGCCGCCTACtcgtttattacaatatttatttgtttatgttcATAGGTCAACGTTGCGAACGTGATATAGACGAGTGCAGTTCGAATCCCTGCCAACATGGCGGCACATGCCATGATCGACTTAATGCATACAAATGTGACTGCGTACTTGGATTTACTGGTCAGTATAcgcaacaaaaataattgtccCATAGTAAAAAGTCACTAGGCGAAGTtgtagttttaaaagtaactttgATTTAATTCCAATTAGTCTGTTTATGCTTAAGAATTGTTAAATTGgtcatattaataattataattataataatataaatatattttttttattattaggtgTAAACTGTGAGACGAACATCGACGATTGCGCGGGTAACCCTTGCTTACACGGCGGCTCGTGCATCGACCTTGTGAACGGTTACCGATGCGTATGCGCGCCGCCGCACTCCGGCCGCAACTGCGAGAACACGCTCGATCCCTGCCTGCCTAACCAGTTAGTACAccactttacatttttttttttttggaaaaagaCAAAGGTATCACTCAGTAAGCcacttaagatttttttttttttgtaaaaggcAAAGGTAAAATACCACTAAACTCTGATAtatggacaggctataaaccgtggtattttgtgcctatttgattgtAGCCATTTTAGCACTGACAGCTACGGTTGGTAGCAGTGATGAGGATTCGAACTACTAAAGCTACTACTACTATCAGTGTAAATTTATAGTAATTAAGGCTCTATTCCACTAGCACGACTTTGGTCACGCgcgattgttattttttacgaaGAATGTATTCAATATCCACactttaaagataaaaaaaaactctgaaAAGAAATGTGACCGTCTTCTTCCTATGGCTAATACAATAAGTCTCAGATTCAGTAACTTGACCcaagtaatattaattgtgtATTCGTGATATAGATGTCGCCACGGCGGTCGTTGTGTAGCGGAGGCGTCATACGCAGAGTTCACATGCGCATGCGGCGCGGGCTGGGCGGGGGCGTTGTGCGAGCGGGACGTAGACGAGTGCGCAGCATCAGCACCATGTCACAATGCAGCCACTTGTGTCAACACAGCCGGGTCATACGCATGTCTCTGTGCTCGTGGATACGAGGGTAGAGACTGTGCTATCAACACTGATGATTGTGCTTCTTGTGAGTTATCTTTCAATAtgctatttataactaaaagaCATAAACAGGATCTCAAGTCTCTTTCCTTTccaacccttttcttataaagaaagaattTGATAAGGAAGgaacttataagaaaaatgttctctttctatacgtcccctcctccgtcgattaatagtaggcaacgtatctgcaattacagatgtCAAAGGACAGCAGGTTGGTGATCGTTAGCCGTAAAATATTAACCAACACTTATTGTGatctaaattttataaatatatctgatatattgttatttctccAGTTCCGTGTCAGAACGGTGCGACATGTCTGGACAGCATCGGGGATTACAACTGCGTGTGCGCAAGCGGCTTCGCTGGCAAACACTGTGAAGTGGATATTGACGAGTGCCAGTCCAGGCCTTGTATGAACGGAGCCACCTGCAATCAGGTACactataaactaaaaatctaACAGACAGGCAGGCATAATTTATGTCTGGACTTGATTtatacctttttttaaatgataaatgataTCAAATTTGTGTTTCAGTACGTGGCGTCATACACGTGCACGTGTCCGCTGGGATTCTCGGGCACGGACTGTCAGACCAACGACGAGGACTGTACCGACTCCAGCTGCATGAACGGCGGCACCTGCATCGACGGTATCAACTCATACAACTGCTCCTGTCCTCCAGGGTCAGTTACACCACATTAGCAAAGCACATAGCATAAGTTTGATGCGTTTTCTCACTTGATGGcgcttatttacatttaatttcagaaaTCAAAATGccataaatatgaatgtaatGTTTCAGGTATACGGGTTCGAACTGCCAGTTCCGCATCAACATGTGTGACAGCTCGCCGTGCAGTAATGGTGCCACCTGTCATGATCATGTCACCTTCTACACCTGCCACTGTCCCTACGGCTACACCGGCAAGCACTGCGAGGCCTTCGTCGACTGGTGAGTGTTGCCGCTCTGAACAACTCTTTGTAGAAACAATCGGTTGCTTTCATCTCTATAGCTAATATACGTTCAGGTGCGAGAACATGCCGTGCGAGAATGGCGCCACGTGCTCGCAGAAGGGCCCGCAGTACTCGTGCGCGTGCGCACCCGGCTGGTCCGGCAAGCTGTGCGACGTCGAGATGGTCTCCTGCAATGACGCCGCGCTACGGAAAGGTAATACACGTCACAGTAGAACCGTATTTAAATCATTGAGCTGAAACCATGTGATAATAACGCGTTGTTTGTGTCAGGTGTGAAAATGCAGCAGCTGTGCAACAACGGCACTTGCGAGGACATCGGCAACTCGCATCGCTGCCACTGCCTCGAGGGCTACTCCGGCTCTTACTGCCACCAGGAGATCAACGAGTGCGACTCCGCTCCCTGCCAGAACGGAGCCCAGTGCAGGGACCTCGTCGGCACATACCAGTGCCAGTGCGCCAAAGGTTTCCAGGGTCAGAATTGCGAGCTCAACGTCAACGACTGCCTGCCCAACCCCTGCCAGAACGGCGGCACCTGCCACGACCTCGTCGACAACTTCTCTTGCTCCTGCCCCTTCGGCACCCTCGGCAAGATCTGCGAGATCAACGTGAACGACTGCAAGCAGGACGCGTGCCACAACAACGGCACCTGCATCGACAAGGTGGGCGGGTTCGAATGCAAGTGCCCGCCCGGCTTCGTGGGGCCGCGCTGCGAGGGCGACATCAACGAGTGCCTCTCCGACCCCTGCTCGGACCCCGGCACCCAGGACTGCGTGCAGCTCGTCAACGACTACCACTGCAACTGCAAGCCCGGCTACATGGGTCGACACTGCGATGCCAAGGTCAACTTCTGCGCCAACTCACCTTGCCAGAACGGCGGCATCTGCACCGCCATCCAGGGCGGGCACGAGTGCCTCTGCGGTGACGGCTACTACGGCAAGAATTGCGAGTACTCCGGCTACGTCTGCGACCCCAACCCGTGTCAGAACGGTGGCTACTGTCGTCCCTCCGAGATCTCGGACTACGTGTGTGACTGTCCCTCCGGCCTCTCCGGCGTCAACTGCGAGGTCGATTCCATGAACGAGTGCCTCAGCAACCCGTGCAAGCACCCGGAGGCGCGCTGCATAGACAAGCCCGGCAGCTTCCTGTGCTACTGCCCGCGACAGTGGACCGGAAAGGTCTGCGAGATCCACGACCCTCACTCCCGCGGCGGCTACGGCAGCCCCATTTCCGGAGTCTACAGCAAGAACCCAAGTTTGACCTTCCAGGAGTTGGACCTCGCATTCCAGCGGGAACAGTGCGTCAAGTTGGGCTGCAAAGAGAAGCAGGGTGACCACCGCTGCGACGAGGAGTGCAATACTTACGCGTGCGAGTTCGACGGCAACGACTGCTCGCTGGGACTCAACCCGTGGGCGAATTGTACCGCGCCCATCAAGTGCTGGGAGGTGTTCATGAACGGCGAGTGCAACGAGGTTTGCAACACGCAGGCCTGCCTGTTCGATGGCCGCGACTGCCAAAAGTCGCTCCAGCGTTGCAACCCCGTGTATGATGCCTACTGCCAGAAGCACTACGCCAACGGTCATTGCGACTACGGCTGCAACAACGCCGAGTGCAACTGGGACGGCCTCGACTGTGAAAACGAGCCGCCCGACCTCGCCGAAGGCGTTATGTCCGTCATCCTGCTTATGGACGTGCGCACTTTCAAGGAGAACTCGGTCGCCTTCCTGCGAGACCTCGGCCACCAACTGCGAACCACCGTCGTCATAAAGAAGGACCACCTCGGGAACGATATGGTGTACCCGTGGAAGGGATCGACCGACGTGGGACTTCAGGACACGGAGTTTGGCAAGAAACATCAGATCGCCTTCACGGAGAGGGGACAGTCGGGTGTGCAGGTGTATTTAGAACTCGACAATAGAAAGTGTTCGTCGATGTCCGGGTCCGAGTGCTTCTTCTCGGCGCAGGACGCGGCCGACTTCCTCGCAGCGACCGCCTCCAAGCACTCGCTCTCCCCCGACTTTCCCATATTCCAGGTCAAAGGGGTCACGAGGACAGTTGACCCTATAGACTTGCCCACCAACTCGAAGTATGTGTTCATCGGAGTTATCCTTGTCCTGCTCGCGGGCCTGCTCATCGGCGTGCTGGTGACGGCGCAGCGGAAGCGCGCCGCGGGCATCACTTGGTTCCCCGAGGGCTTCATCCGTAACAATTCATCGACGCGGCGGCGCACGCGACGCCGTGGCCCTGACGGACAGGAGATGAGGAATCTGAACAAGGCTTCCATCGGCTGCATCGACGTGGACATAAACGGCGGCCACATGGGTCCGCCACACTGGTCGGACGAGGACGACGACGGCTCGGCCCCGCCCAGGGCGAAGAGGGCGCGCGGGCCCGGGGACGCCAACGGCGCGCCGGGGGGATACGCGTCCGATCACACCGCCATAACGGACTACGAGGAGGCGGGGCACGAGCCCAGGGTGTGGACACAGCAGCATCTGGACGCGGCGGACATCAGGGTGCCGCCCAGTATGATGACACCACCGGCTATTGTGAGtagaaatgtaaatttcaatataaaaaaatagctcCAGTGACTAGAATTTTGCATATACGCTTTTACAACGGTTAATAGTGAGCTTATCATACTGAGTGCTATAAGTTGTATCTAAAAGTATGTTTGTGGTGCAGCACGACGGGCACGTGGATGTGAACGCGCGCGGGCCGCTGGGCATGACTCCGCTGATGGTGGCGGCCATACGCGGCGGCGCGCTGGACGCCGGCTCCGACGCCGAGGACGAGCAAACTGCGCACATCATCTCCGAGCTGGTGGCGCAGGGTGCGCAGCTCAACGCCGCCATGGACAAGACCGGCGAGACCAGCTTGCACCTCGCCGCAAGGTATAAACTTCACTTAATGACTAGCAGATAACACGACGTTTTGTTGAAGCCAAGAGTAAAAAGTCAAAACTTATAAGATTTTCTAAActaatgtaaatgtttgtttcaGATATGCGCGAGCGGACGCCGCCAAGCGGCTTTTGGACGCAGGCGCGGACGCCAACTCTCAGGATAACACGGGCAGGACGCCGCTGCACTCCGCGGTCGCCGCGGACGCTATGGGCGTCTTCCAGATACTGCTCAGGAATAGAGCAACCAATCTAAATGCTAGAATGCACGACGGCACCACACCTCTTATACTTGCTGCAAGGTAAATATATACAGAATAATTCGACTGAACATCTTCAAgacataataaaactatttaaaaaaatacttacatttttcttattttatcttatgaaaacaataattagGATCAACTAatcgatataatttattctaagTTCCCAATAAGACGACTAAcctttggtttctgagaccaaacagtatgttttaaacctTGTGTATTACACCAGGCTTGCGATAGAGGGCATGGTAGAGGACTTGATCAATGCGGACGCGGACATCAACGCAGCGGACAACAGCGGTAAGACAGCGCTGCACTGGGCAGCCGCCGTCAACAATGTGGACGCTGTCAACGTACTCCTCGTACACGGCGCCAATAGAGACGCGCAGGATGACAAGGTATTGTAACTAGTACCCCATCTATCATACATTGACTATTATAATTTcagtagcgccatctattaaaatataagatcATAGTATGGGAAAAATGTAGATcctttaacagtggtagatcccgcaacaacaatatttgttgggtacACGAAttggtcgaccggtgcaataccacgacctcacagaagattggcgtcaagtggaagcaattccgcgtacagtctaatgagtgtggtgccggaggcctaatcttagtcctcttttccttcccacccttttcttattaggaatgGATgggaaaggggaagtggatttggtggaagaggggacgcataggaaggcgAAATATCCTCTTTGTGTGCGTCCCCCtcttcgttgattaaaggcaacgcatctgcatttgcggatgtctatgggcaatggtcgcctcgctattgcggcgaatccaggtggccgtttgctcgtttgctaccttatgatataaaaaaaatcgagtgAAAAGAGAGATGAGGAAGTGGATTATAATAGGAGAGAGATAGATGATTATAAGTTAGAGTAAGAGTAACAATAAAGTAAGACAGATATATTTGAACGAGCTAAGAGATAGAGATAGAATGAAGTTAGTGACATTTATAGTAAATCAAGTTGTGTATTGTAGGACGAGACGCCGCTGTTCCTGGGTGCACGTGAAGGCTCATACGGTGCATGTCGTGCGCTACTTGACGCGCTGGCCAACCGCGAGATCACCGACCACATGGACCGGCTGCCGCGAGATGTAGCACAGGAGCGAATGCACGACGACATCGTGCGTCTTCTCGATGACCACTGCCCACGACCTCAGCACCATCATCTTCTACGTCAGTACTTCCTCCCACACTCCTACCCTCACACTGCTAACTATCTCCTATTAcctcttgaaataaaaagaatactaATTGTAGATTTATCTCCACAGCATCCCCCAACCCTCATCCGCAGCTGATCAGCCAGCCTACAGTGATAGCGGGTGCGGGCGGAAAAGGCAAGCCGAAGAAGGCGCGCGCAAAGCCCGGCCCCGACAGCCCACAGGACCAGCCCTACGACAACAACAATATGCATCTCGCTCAGATTCGACGGTACATTACCATTAAAatcaactatttatttattaaggccTAGTAGGCCTAGGCCCAGGGCGATGATAAACCAACACTTAACTAGAACTTCGTAATTAATGATCAAgggttaataaattattcttgtAGAGCtgggattcccaaagtggtcgatATCGCTTTCCTAGGGGTCGACATAAACGAAAACTGATTTTGGGGGTCGACGAGGTCTAAAAATCGACCCCAATTAATAGTAGTCTgctaacttaaagcattgcatattctcactctgtcttcttctattgacctaagtcagaatgaaaaataaaactcggTAGCAGCTGTTTTAAGTTAGCGGACCATTATGAATAAGGGggttgatcttaaaagtaggtaatttggccatggggggtcttgtccaaaatagtttggggatccctgttg
This sequence is a window from Papilio machaon chromosome 3, ilPapMach1.1, whole genome shotgun sequence. Protein-coding genes within it:
- the LOC106711415 gene encoding neurogenic locus Notch protein isoform X1, with amino-acid sequence MLCFIMWSRNFTPDYGIKLLSIGVLLSSLAAKIQGVEGFVSCSPSPCKNSGTCLSTPRGEYFCNCTSRYAGEFCQHLNPCHSESSPRCQNGGTCRVRPGVGGGPPSFACDCPLGFSASLCEIRVPAACDSAPCLNGATCRLTSLHTFECDCPPGYTGAECSHEDHCASQPCRNGGRCVADNTTTAGYSCACPPGFTGPRCIDDVVECSSGSGPCHHGRCFNTHGSYTCVCEPGFTGRDCDAEYVPCEPSPCLHGGRCTPLDQLRYECDCPPGFRGQNCEIDIDDCPGNLCQNGATCIDGLNSYTCECPPTFTGSLCETDVDECALRPLVCQNGATCTNSVGGFSCICVNGWTGPECSVNIDDCAGAACFNGATCIDRVGAFYCKCTPGKTGLLCHLDDACTSNPCHADAICDTSPINGSYTCSCASGYKGLDCSEDIDECEQGSPCEHDGTCVNTPGSFACNCSVGFTGPRCETNVNECESHPCRNDGSCLDDPGTFRCVCMPGFTGTQCEVEIDECANNPCLNGGVCHDMINAFRCTCVIGFTGARCQVNIDDCASSPCRNGGTCHDSIAGYTCECPPGYTGMSCETNINDCLSAPCHRGECIDGDNSFTCNCHPGYTGRVCQTQINECESNPCQFGGHCEDLIDGYQCRCKPGTSGRNCEINVNECYSNPCRNGATCIDGINRYTCECIPGFTGQHCETNINECLSNPCANGGKCIDRINGFRCECPRGYYDARCLSDVNECASNPCINGGTCEDGVNQFICHCLPGYGGQRCERDIDECSSNPCQHGGTCHDRLNAYKCDCVLGFTGVNCETNIDDCAGNPCLHGGSCIDLVNGYRCVCAPPHSGRNCENTLDPCLPNQCRHGGRCVAEASYAEFTCACGAGWAGALCERDVDECAASAPCHNAATCVNTAGSYACLCARGYEGRDCAINTDDCASFPCQNGATCLDSIGDYNCVCASGFAGKHCEVDIDECQSRPCMNGATCNQYVASYTCTCPLGFSGTDCQTNDEDCTDSSCMNGGTCIDGINSYNCSCPPGYTGSNCQFRINMCDSSPCSNGATCHDHVTFYTCHCPYGYTGKHCEAFVDWCENMPCENGATCSQKGPQYSCACAPGWSGKLCDVEMVSCNDAALRKGVKMQQLCNNGTCEDIGNSHRCHCLEGYSGSYCHQEINECDSAPCQNGAQCRDLVGTYQCQCAKGFQGQNCELNVNDCLPNPCQNGGTCHDLVDNFSCSCPFGTLGKICEINVNDCKQDACHNNGTCIDKVGGFECKCPPGFVGPRCEGDINECLSDPCSDPGTQDCVQLVNDYHCNCKPGYMGRHCDAKVNFCANSPCQNGGICTAIQGGHECLCGDGYYGKNCEYSGYVCDPNPCQNGGYCRPSEISDYVCDCPSGLSGVNCEVDSMNECLSNPCKHPEARCIDKPGSFLCYCPRQWTGKVCEIHDPHSRGGYGSPISGVYSKNPSLTFQELDLAFQREQCVKLGCKEKQGDHRCDEECNTYACEFDGNDCSLGLNPWANCTAPIKCWEVFMNGECNEVCNTQACLFDGRDCQKSLQRCNPVYDAYCQKHYANGHCDYGCNNAECNWDGLDCENEPPDLAEGVMSVILLMDVRTFKENSVAFLRDLGHQLRTTVVIKKDHLGNDMVYPWKGSTDVGLQDTEFGKKHQIAFTERGQSGVQVYLELDNRKCSSMSGSECFFSAQDAADFLAATASKHSLSPDFPIFQVKGVTRTVDPIDLPTNSKYVFIGVILVLLAGLLIGVLVTAQRKRAAGITWFPEGFIRNNSSTRRRTRRRGPDGQEMRNLNKASIGCIDVDINGGHMGPPHWSDEDDDGSAPPRAKRARGPGDANGAPGGYASDHTAITDYEEAGHEPRVWTQQHLDAADIRVPPSMMTPPAIHDGHVDVNARGPLGMTPLMVAAIRGGALDAGSDAEDEQTAHIISELVAQGAQLNAAMDKTGETSLHLAARYARADAAKRLLDAGADANSQDNTGRTPLHSAVAADAMGVFQILLRNRATNLNARMHDGTTPLILAARLAIEGMVEDLINADADINAADNSGKTALHWAAAVNNVDAVNVLLVHGANRDAQDDKDETPLFLGAREGSYGACRALLDALANREITDHMDRLPRDVAQERMHDDIVRLLDDHCPRPQHHHLLPSPNPHPQLISQPTVIAGAGGKGKPKKARAKPGPDSPQDQPYDNNNMHLAQIRRKPSVKKNNKKVAQEVPQSVESLGSSLSPVESPLQNLQDLPSPYDATSLYSNAMAQFPGMEQLVQHKQPPSYEDCVKVPLIYYTGQTLQYGGGALGASLSPPYSNHSPTHSNHTTSPHAYIGSPSPGKSRPSLPTSPAHMAALRHSHQHQHQLDAATYSALAHLSANGQHNAQLQAVMTHAAALGQVQGHHPALTNMISGIGLYGSWGIGDTFPTPSPESPDQWSTPSPQTPLTQSPHSDWSDRAALSPNDMQQTNKGATEAIYI